AAGGGTCAGAGCCACCAGGAACCATTTGTTTCAGATGTTCCAGCATCACCAGGAAAACATTATCCTCCACCCCTTCTGTAATAGGTTGGCTACTATATATGGAATCCCAATGGGAAACCAGAAAGCTGGTTCAGAGGACCCTTCACCCATGTGCTGGGGGCCATCTGAGATCTAACCAAGGCCACTCACACAGGTACAAAGGATTGAGCTCTAATAGACTAATGTCTACCCTATACCCAGAACTCAGCCCTATTTGACTCAGCTGGACTTTAACTCTGCTCCCACAtagaacccccccaccccatattGGGAGGCAGACATTCCTATACCCAGGGAGCAGGGCCTGAGTTGGGCCTTGGGGAGGGGATATACCTCACAGTGTTGGGGAGAAACTGAGCAGACTGGGCACAAAGTCCCCTGACTGTTCAAGCCTGCCCAGGTTTCTACCCTGTGAGGTCATCACCTTTCCCACCATTGGGGGTGAAGGTTAAAGAAGGCAGCAGTGGTTTCCAACCCCAACACAGGGTACTAGCTGACCACTGTGGCTCAAAGCCCCTCAAGTGTAGGTcacagttctctctctctaatcgtgcctccaaggggcacctgggtggcttggttgattaagtgtctgctttgatGCAGGtcattgagccccaaattgggctccctgctcagtggggagtctgcttcttcctcttcctctgcctctccccctggcttgtgctctccctctcaaataaatacataaaatcttaaaaataaacaaatgtgccTTCAAGTTAACATTTTCTTGACAGGAAGCATGATTTTTGGACCAGGGACACAGCTACAAATAAGATACAAGTTTTATTGACCTTTTGGGAAATTAAGTTtccagactttttaaaatcaaaagaccCCACAAAAACAAAGGATATGGACGCATATGTTAATTCAGTGACTTCTCTCCCTTGAGCCCTGGAACAGTGGCAGCAAAAACAATGAAGGCCATGGTGTGCACCGACACCAGGAACACTAGCCACATCTTAGGACTTCAGGGTCTTTGTTTTAGGACCGGGGTAATGGCCATGAGGTGAACATCCTGCTATCCCATTATGGCAACCAAAGGCAGGGACCCCTCCTCCCGACAGAAGCCAGTCCTTCtccacttgatcttagccaaaaggctgagaagtgatAAGCCAGTCCCTCTCTTCATGAGCCCAGTTTTGTTCTCAATCCCTCCACACACAGTGATCAGAACCCCCAACGTtaaaagtggcttaaacaataaagcttttattACCATACATTCCAGGGAAGTGTGAGACAGTTCTAGGGATGGATAAATCCATGACAGGTACCATGTGTAGTGTCAACTATGTCTGTGGAAATGATTAACCTTCTCTGGAAGCCCACAGGAGGAATAGTTCAGCTACTCTTGACCAGAGCTTGGTCACAGACATACCTAAACCAGTTGGCGGGAGGGAAGGAGGCCCATTATGGGCTCCACCACTCATGATTCCCTCCAATACAGAGTGGGAACCAAGGATATCTGCTGTTCCAGAGTGCGCTGAGGGGACTGTTGCACACCCTGGGCACCTGCCACATGGTAGAAGTGGGACGGCTTCTATCACAGAAACCAGCAGTGACTTAACACTGCTAACAGCCTAGGCAGGTCAGAGTGCAACTAGGCTCCTGAGAGCTTCCTACATACCTGCCACTCCAGGACACATGTTGGGGTATGCCAGGGTTAGGTTTCAAATGGCTACTCTCTTCAATCTCCTTTCTGGAATGAGGACTTTCATGTTGAACAAGGTGCCTAGTTCTGTCTACAGTCTTTCCAACATCCCCTATggcctttctccagtgtggaCTTTCTTGTGCTGAAGGAGGGTAGAACTATGtttgaaggctttcccacattctgtACATTCATAGGATCTCTCTTCAGTGTGGAACTGCTGGTGCCGATTGCGGTAGGACCTGGTGGTGAAGGTCTTCCCACACAGGCTGCACTCATAGGGCCGTTCTCCAGTGTGAACTTTCCAGTGCTGATACAGGCCAGAGCGGGTCACATAAGTTTTCCCACATTGCTTGCAttcataaggcctttctccagtgtgaactctTTGGTGAAGAATGAAGCTATGGTTGTATTTAAAGAACTTCCCACATTCCCTgcactcataaggcctttctccaaTGTGAACTTTCCGGTGCCGAATGAGAGTAGACAGAacactgaaggctttcccacattcgctgcactcataaggcctttctccagtgtgaattctctggtGCAGAACAAGTGCATCTTTGCGGTTGAAGGTTTTGCCACACTCATTACACTTGAAAGGTTTTATGCCCGTGTGAACCTTCTGGTGCTTCCTCAGTTTAGATGGATAACTGAAGACCTTTCCACACTCATTACACACATGGGATGTTTCTCCAGTGTGAATTTTTTGGTAATTAACATGGGTGGGTTTCTTCTTGGAATTTTCACCTTTTGGGCATCTAAAGGGTTGGTCTGTGGGGTGAGTTATCAGATGGTCGAGGAGTGCAAAAGCCTTCAAGAAGGTTTTCCCACAGTCACTGCACTTGAAGGCCTTCTGTGTGGTGTGGACTCCCAGGTGCTGCTGGCAACTGGAGCTGTTTTGGAAGGCCTCCCCATGCTCAGTGCTCTTGTATGGCTTCTCTTTGCTGTGGGTGGCCTGGTGTTGAAGGAGACCTAAGGTGGCAGGGACACCCCTTCCAGACTCCCCACACAGAAAGGGCTTCTCTGATAGGTAGACTCCATAGCTCTTCATCTGCTCTGGAGGGGCCTCCTCATCCTCCAGTCTACATGGACAACCTGAAACAGAGAAAAGCCAGTTACTAATAGCTGGATTAGAGGAAGGAGGCACCTTCATCACAAACTCATGTCAGACATACCACAGAGGAGTCCAAAGAATTGCCAGGTGGTTGCTAGGAACAGTCTGGGTGAGAAAGGGCTGCCTCTGCCAGATCACAGAATAGGAAAGACCTCAGCAGGGTCTAGGACAGAAAGATGGGAGCAGTGCAGGGAGAAGAGTTGGGGGTCTCCAAGTCACTCCTCACAATGGTTTCAAGCAGGGCCTAGCCCCTGGTGACAGTGAAAGCTGTGAAGAGGAGGTGTTTGCTCCAATGAAAAGGAAACTGTAACTGTAACTGTAACTGTAACTGTAGGAGTAGTTGGTGTTCAAGTATTATTTAAGGTGCACATCTCACATCACCAGGGGACTGGCACAAAGTCCGGGTAGGTAGGTTGTCCAGGTCCTGAGAGTCATGGTAGGGATGGCAAGATCACACAGTGTGTCCAGAAGGGAGGGGAATAGTGTGTGGTCACTGGCTCAGCACCAAAATGCCAGTGCACACAAATGCCCCAACATGGTGTGAGCCCATTATTGAAACCAAGGCATCACCCAGCCTTACTCACCGGGACCAGGACCCCTTCTAGCCTCTGCTCTGCTGATCAGAGTCAAGTCCACCACGTTGGGCACCCAGAGCTCTTCTTCATTCTCCAGTTGGGCAACCACATGGGACCTCGAAGGTGCAAATCCTAGAAGGGAGAAAGTAAGAGCCAACCCAAGCCAAGGCTTaccctccccaccctaccccataGGAAGCTCATGTCATCATGACAACCATGAAGGAAATGGAGTATTAGAAAAGGAACCTCCTCCAcgcatttaaaaatgtgttaaatttgGTAAGTGGATAGACTCCATGTTGTGTTTGgccacaatttattttaaaagaaccttACATGAAGGTAAACTGACATAACTGAagtaaaaaaatagacaataataATTGGAaacttcaatttttaactttcagTAATGGACAGAACCACtagacagaaaacaaacaaatacacagaACTTGAATAACACTAGAAATCAACTAGACTTAAGAGACATCTACAGAGCCTGCCAcataacagcagaatacatattctcacatgcacatggaacattcttcagaagaGACCATTTTTTGGGGcataaaataagtctcaatagATTTCAGAGGACTGAAATCACGAAATATGTTTTCTGATCATAagggaattaaaatagaaatcaacaacagaaagaaatttgggaaattctcaaatttatggaatttaaataaaacagtcctaaataaccacaaagaaaactacaaagagatgaatgaaaatgaaaacacagcatacCAAAAGCAATGGGACATAGCAGTTCTTGG
This portion of the Vulpes lagopus strain Blue_001 chromosome 2, ASM1834538v1, whole genome shotgun sequence genome encodes:
- the ZNF584 gene encoding zinc finger protein 584, coding for MLRPQLPLAGEAQGLVTFEDVAVYFSREEWGLLNLTQRSLYRDVMLENFALIGSLGFAPSRSHVVAQLENEEELWVPNVVDLTLISRAEARRGPGPGCPCRLEDEEAPPEQMKSYGVYLSEKPFLCGESGRGVPATLGLLQHQATHSKEKPYKSTEHGEAFQNSSSCQQHLGVHTTQKAFKCSDCGKTFLKAFALLDHLITHPTDQPFRCPKGENSKKKPTHVNYQKIHTGETSHVCNECGKVFSYPSKLRKHQKVHTGIKPFKCNECGKTFNRKDALVLHQRIHTGERPYECSECGKAFSVLSTLIRHRKVHIGERPYECRECGKFFKYNHSFILHQRVHTGERPYECKQCGKTYVTRSGLYQHWKVHTGERPYECSLCGKTFTTRSYRNRHQQFHTEERSYECTECGKAFKHSSTLLQHKKVHTGERP